The DNA region ATGAATAACTGGCGTAGATTTAGAGGAATCTAAAACCTTTTTATACCGATAATAGAAATTTTGGCCTTGCTGAATCGAGGTATGAACTTGGATGTAGAGAAGTAAAATTTTACGTTTCTACAAGGATTTTCACTACAACGCACAATTGTTTTCATAGCGCGATCAGCAACGCCAGAATTTTCAAACAACCTCTTAGCGATTTGCTACCAATTTTTGAGCGATTTTTTGCTTAAATAGACGATAAAAAAACAATGGATTACCTATGATATAACGATCCCAGAGACGAGTAGGTTCAGTAATTAAGCGTGTTAACCACTCAAAACCATTATTCGTCAGCCACTCGGGGCCACGATATGTAGAGTTAGTATAAAAATCTAGACACGCGCCTAAAGGTAAAAATACACGAGCTTCAATTTTATTGAAGTTATCTAAAATCCACCGCTCCTGTAATGGCATACCAAAACCAATATATAAAATATCTGGTCGAAAGTTATTGATTTTTTCTATTATTAAATCATTCTCCTTTCCTGATTTTTCAAAGTAACCATGATGTCCGTCTATCCGGAGATTAGGTGCAATTGATACTAACTTTGTAATTGCTTCGTCCACTACGCCGGGTTTTCCAGCTAATAAAAACAAAGAAACATTTTCTTTTTCACATTTTAATGCTAAATCTTCTATATAATCTGGTGCTGTCATCCGATGTGCAGAATCCAGCGAATAACCGCTTAAGTTAGCCGCTAACAATACGCCAAATCCATCGCAAAATACTAAATCTGCATTATTTAAAAAATCTCGATACCAAGATTTTTCATAAGCAAAATTCATAGCTCTAATATTCACATTTTCGACAATTGTTTTTTTTGGTTTTTTGACTGATTCTACTAAATAATCGATTAATTCTTGTACTTTAACTTTATGGAATCTTGTATCAAACAACTTGATTTCAGGGAAAGTTTTCGTATCCATTGTTTCCATTGTTATTTCCTCCTTGTCTACTTTACACAAGCTTATGGTTAATCAATGATCATCAGAATATGGCTCTCAACCTACGACTGATGCATAAATGTATTTCAAGGATGCAAGATAATCGTTGATATCCAAGTGTTTAACACTTATCCGGGCATTATTTCCTAGAGATATTCTCAAATTCTTATCTGCAATCAAAGATTGCATTGCCTCAGACAACTGTTGAATGTCACCTGGATTAAGTAATAAACCATTCTGGTTTTGAGTAACTACTTCGGGTATCCCTCCTACTTTAGTAGTTATGACAGCTAAACCCCAACTCATTGCTTCTAGTAGTGCCATCGGTAAACCTTCGTTATAAGAAGGTAAAACAAATACATCAGCTTTAGCTAAAAGCTCGTCGCGTTTTTCTTTGTCTACCCAGTCAAGGATAGTGATATGGTCAACAAGATTTAGAGTTTGAATCAAACTACGAGCTTTTTCTACATCTCCATCCCCTGCCATAGTCAACTTTGCTTTACTTTTCTCTTGGGCAGGTAGAGAAGCGAATGCGTTAATTAAATCAAATGCACCTTTGCGCTGACCAATGCGCCCTAAAAATAAGAAAAATACCTGATTGGAATCTACATGCTGTGGAATTTGGGCAGGAATTCTTACCGCGTTAGGAAGAACAATAACTTGCTCTGGCTTCAAACCAAGATTTTCGATATAGAATTTTTTCCAGCTATCTGATAAAACAATAAAACGCGTACATTTCCTAAAAGACCAACTGAGCCATTGCTTAAGAAATTGAGGAAGCTCAGAGTAAAACAAATGAAAGTCAGCACTATGAGCATGAATAATTAGCGGTTTTTGAAATAGCCAACAAATGACACTAGTGATTGAGTGACGAAAAGCGCTACCTCTCTCTGAAACATGAACGTGAATAAGGTCAGCCTTTTTATTTAATAAATTCCAAAATAACTGCCCTATTGCCTGCAAAAACACCAATACTTTGTGTGGAGCAGAGCCATTCGGTAAAGTAGTAATATGTGTAAATTTAATATCGGAAGTAGCTTCAGTAGCTTCTTCAAGGATGAGCTTTTGCACGGAAACTATTCCACCTTGACGCTCCAAGCTTTCGCCTAACATAGTAATCTTTATAGGACTCATAACAAAAGAGCTTATTTAGGGTAGATAAATTCATCAAATATTTACGTACAGCATACCCTACTTAAACTATGATTAAGTTATGTATTTGTCAATGATAGTCATTAACAGTTTTAGTGTAATAAAGATTACCATGTCGTCAAGAATGGGTTAAACGTTGTTAACCCGTGGCGTGTACTTTATTCTTAAAACTGGTTTAATCATCTGTTGACAGACCGGAAAAACTAATGAACTTATTTGAGCTTTTAGCGGGGGAAGACAATCATCTAGCCCTAGTTACGCCGTCTGAGCGATCGCTAACCTATAAGCAATTGCGCGAGAATGTTATTGAACTGGTATCACAACTCAACAGCTTTGGATTGAAACGAGGCGAACGCATTGCCATTGCCATGACTAACGGTTCACCAATGGCTATTACCTTTTTGGCTGTTGCCCTGTGTGGCACTGCTGCACCCTTAAATCCTAAATACAAACAAGAAGAATTTGCCTTCTATTACGAAGATATCCAAGCAAAAGCACTGATTACGCTATCTGAGTCGCCAAAAGCAGCCATTGCCGCCGTCACACCCGACATGATGCTGATTAATGCCAAGGTAAATACTGACGGTACACTGAGTTTTGAATTAGTCAAAGAAAAACTTCCCCCTTGCTCCCAGCTAAAAGCTCTCTTGCCTCAATCTGATGATCTGGCGATGATTCTCCACACTAGCGGCACTACCAGCCGTCCGAAGCGTGTGCCGATTCGTCATCGTAACTTAATCGCCTCAGCTAACAACATCATTGGTGCTTACTCACTCACAGCAGCCGACACTACACTTTGCCTAATGCCCCTGTTCCACATTCACGGATTGGTGGGCTGTTTGCTGGCAACTCTCGCATCGGGCGGCACATTAATTTGTCCCAATGGTTTTAATGCCCTGGAGTTTTGGAAACTGGTAGATACCTACAAACCTACTTGGTACTCCGCAGCGCCAACCATGCATCAAACAATTTTGGCTCGCGCTAGCCGCAACACAGAAATTGTCAAAGCTAATCGCTTTCGTTTCATTCGCTCTAGTAGCGCTCCCTTGCCTCCGATTATCATTGAACAGCTAGAGGCAACTCTCAATGCTCCGGTGGTGGAATCTTACAGCATGACTGAAGCATCTCACTTAATGACCACCAACCCCCTACCGCCAAAAGTGCGGAAACTGGGTACTGTCGGTTATGGCTTCGGTGTGGAAGTCGGCATTATGGACTCCGAAGGCAACTTATTATCTCAGGGAAGCTTGGGCGAGGTGGTGGTAAAAGCACCCAATGTTATAGATGGCTACGAAAACAACCCGGAAGCTAACGCTACAGCTTTTGTAAACGGTTGGTTCCGCACAGGAGATCAGGGAACACTGGATGCAGACGGCTACCTCCGCTTGACTGGACGCATTAAAGAATTGATTAACCGGGGTGGAGAAAAAATTTCTCCTTTAGAAGTTGATGATGTTTTGCTGCGCCATCCCGCCGTCGCCGAAGCCTTAGCCTTTGCCGTCCCCCACAAATATTTAGGAGAAGATATCCATGCTGCTGTTGTCCTCAAAGAAGAAGTCAGCGAAAAAGAACTTTTAGCTCACTGTTCAACCATGTTGGCAGACTTCAAAGTTCCGAAGCAAATTCACATTTTGGATCAACTACCTCGTGGCGCTACTGGGAAACTGCAACGGTTAGCTATGGCGAAATTGCTTAACATCTGCTAAATCAGCGATACACTAAGGAAAATTCCTTGAGGAAGCTTTGATGGCACGGTCAAACGGGGTTAAAACTGAAATGTCTGCACAGGAATTGCCTACAATCTCAGATGAAGATACAGTGACAATTGAAGATTTACCAGAAGCTGTGGAGGATGTCCAGGATATTGACGACATCTTGAACTCACTCAAAACCTTACTGAGTAGCCTAGAAAAACTCCAAAAAGTCCGGCAGGAAGTGGGCGACATCAAACCGTTAATCGGGCGAATGCTTGATGGTGAACTGGTTGCTGGTGAAGAGCTTGAGCAACTTAAGACAGGTGTGAGCAGTCTTTCTCGCCTTGTTCGGGCTTATAATGACCATCAAATAGCGTTAACTAAAGCACAATCTGCTAGAAACTTGCTAGATCAAGTTCTGAAAGAGCGTAAAGCTAATTGAAATAAGAAGCGATCGCATTTCTTTATAAAGAGGCGATCGCTGTAAATTAAAGCTGTAACTCAAGCTCGCGCCTATCCCCATGAAGTCTTTACAAGACTACACCACTGTTATCTGTCCCGATAACAATGGTACATTTTTTGCCTATGTACCAGCGATTTTCGGTTGTCACGCTTTGGGACAAACGCCAGATGAGGCCCGTGCTGAACTTGTCTATGTTTTTGAAATGAAATTCTAAAGCAGTTGGGTATTACAGAGGAACATTTTAATCAACTGCGATAAATACTGTGTACTAGTATTGCAAAGTCGTATTTTACCTATTTATTGTCAAGCGATCGCTTCATAAATAATAACTATCCACATGAATCAACAATTAGAATTGCCATTTCAAGAATTTTCTTTTTGCACTTCCAAATCCTTAGACAGTTCATCTACATTCATTAATAACATGAAATTGCCAGTTCATCGCTGGTTTAGATTTAGTGCAGGTTTCTCTGCACAATGGGTTGAAACTATAATTAGCCAAGCTAAAGAACGAGGAGAAATTACTGTCTTAGATCCATTCTCTGGTTCTGGTACAACCTTACTCGCATCTGAAAAGCTTGGAGTTAAATGTTTGGGAATTGAGGCTCATCCCTTTGTTGTGCGTATAGCAAGAGCTAAACTTTTATATCAAACTGACGCTGATGCTTATCTTGAACATATACAAAAAGTTATAAAACGTGCCGAAAATGTTCAACCCTGTATAGATACATACCCAAAGCTGATTCATGAATGCTTTAGTATATCTTCACTTGAGTCTCTAGATAGATTGCGCCAATCTTGGGAAAAACTTGCTGATGATTCATCTGAATCTCAGTTAGCTTGGTTAACGCTTATATCAATTCTTCGTCATGTTTCTCATGCTGGAACTGCACCTTGGCAGTACATCTTACCAAATAAAAAGAAACAATATTCTTTAGATGCAATGTCTGCTTTTGGGCTAATGGCAGAGAGTATAGCTACAGATATGAGAATTGCCGGAAAAATGGCGGCTTCTGTTGCTTGTCTTATTCAATCTGATGCTCGAACTTGCCAGGGTGTACCTGATAATTTTGCCAACTTGGTAATCACATCACCACCGTATGCTAACAACTATGACTATGCAGATGCTACACGTCTAGAAATGTGTTTTATGAAAGAAATTTCCGGTTGGGGTGATTTACAAAGTGCGGTGAGGCAATACTTAATTCGTTCATGTTCCCAGCACGTAACCAATAAGAATGTAAACATCGACGAAGTTCTAGCATCTCATGAATTATATCCAATCAAAGCTAGTATTATTGAAACCTGTCACAAATTATCCCAGGAACGACATTTACATGGAGGTAAAAAGAATTATCATTTGATGATTGCCTGCTATTTTTTGGATATGGCTAGAGTTTGGATAGCACTTCGCAGAGTCTGCAAAAGTCCTGCAACAGTTTGTTTTATGATTGGTGATTCTGCTCCCTATGGTGTTTATATTCCGGTGATTGAATGGATGGGTTTATTAGCACAAGCAGCAGGGTTTAAATCTTTTAATTTTGAAAAAGTTCGTGACCGAAATGTGAAGTGGAAAAATCGCAAGCATACAGTTCCTCTTTGCGAAGGTTGTTTGTGGGTTTACGGGTAGGGTAATCACAACACAAATTATTTTTGCAAGAATGTAATGGCAGAGTCATTTTCACATAAATGGGGTCAGATTTTAGGGCATATCTCAACAAAGTGCCACTGTCGAAAATGCTATTGAATATATTCATAATTATCCAGAAAATCAACCTACATTTGCCCCAGCATTAAAATACGAGATTGATATTCGTTATAATAATGGTGATTTAATTCACGCCATATTTAACAATAAAATTGAAGCGCTCAAATTTCTCAGAACATTTATTTAAAGTGCTAATTAAATAATTCGTAATTAAGTAATGATGAACGTTGCACCCGCCATTGTAATACTAGGTCAAAATAGCCTCACAGTAGCACGTAAAATAATCACTGTCCTACCAGGGGCGACACTATACGGTCTAGCCGATCGCACATCGGGAGTTGATGTCAGTTTTGCTAACTTTGGCGAGACGTTGCGCGAGTTATTTGCTCAAGGAACGCCGCTAATTGGCATTTGTGCCGCCGGTATTTTAATTAGGACGCTAGCCCCCATCCTCTCAGATAAACAACAGGAACCACCCGTGTTAGCTGTGGCTGAAGATGGTAGCGCTGTTGTCCCCCTCTTGGGCGGACTTGCTGGGGTGAACGATTTGGCCCGTCGCATTGCTGAAGCCCTTGATATCAAACCTGCAATTACAACCACAGGCGATATACGTTTGGGTACAACGCTGTTATCTCCTCCCCCCGGATACCATTTAGCAAACCCAGAGGATGCGAAGAAATTTATCTCAGATTTGCTAGCCGGGGCAAAAGTCAAGTTAGAAGGCACAGCACCTTGGTTGAGCGATCGCAAACTGCCCATAGATCCACAGGGAGATTTGACCATTCAAGTTACGGAACGTTTGGTGACTCCTACAGCCAACTGCCTTGTCTACCACCCAGCAACGATCGCGATCGCAATTAGTACCCCCATTGATGATGCAGTCACTTTAGTACAGCAGCTACTAGTTGATGCCTCACTAGAAAAAGCATCAGTCGCCGGGATATTTGCACCCATCACCGCCGCAGCCGATCTCGCAATCCACGCCGTAGCTAGTGCCTTAGGAGTGCCTGCCCGCTTTTTTACCCCAAATCAGCTAGAAAGTCTGTTATCACAAGGTTATAGCCCCGCCCAAGCAGTAGCGATCGCAGCCACAGGTACATCTCCCTTACCTTCCTCATCTCCCGACATTGCGATCGCTATTGCCCCTCAACCAATTGACCCCAGCACCATCGGTCAACCACGCGGACGGTTAGCGATTATTGGCACAGGGCCTGGTGGATCGCAGTGGATGTCTCCAGAAGTGAAGGAGATACTCAAGTCGGCAACTGACTTAGTGGGTTATAAAACTTATTTAGATTTAGTTGGTTCTCTAGCTGATGGCAAGCAACGGCATGAGTCTGACAACCGCGAAGAAGAAGCACGAGCAAAAATGGCCCTTGATTTGGCCGCAACTGGGCGATATGTAGCCGTAGTTTCATCTGGCGACCCCGGTATCTATGCAATGGCAACAGCAGTTTTTGAAGTATGCGATCGCTATGCCTTACCCGAATGGAACACTATCGACATTCATGTAGCACCAGGCATCTCAGCCATGCAGGCAGCAGCAGCAGCCATTGGTGCGCCCCTTGGACATGACTTTTGTGCTATTTCCCTGTCTGACATCTTGAAACCTTGGTCTGCGATCGAACAACGAATTGCTGCTGCTGCTGAAGCTGATTTCGTAATTGCTTTCTACAATCCTGTTTCCAAAGAGCGTACTTGGCAACTGGCAGAAGCGAGAAATATTTTGCTGCGACATAGAACACCGGATACACCAGTAGTGTTGGCGCGAAATCTCGGTAGACCAGGACAGGCGGTAAAAGTGATTACACTTGACCAGTTAGCACCAGCAAGCGCTGATATGCGGACAATTATTCTTATTGGTTCCACAAAAACCCGAACTATCAAACGCCATGATGGTAATATTTGGGTTTATACGCCGCGTCGCTATACCGAATAATAGGCATGAGCAACGCTGTTAAAAGCGATTCTCACCAACCTAATTAACCTAATACCAAACCATCAACAGATAGAGAAAAAGTGGGGATAATGATAGGTTGAAAGGAAAGAAAATAGACAACAACTCATTGTGAATAATTCAGTATTAATTGCCCTTCCCCTATTAGCGTGTATAATCCTGTCGCCAGTTAGCAAAGCTGATACTGTCCAAGGTTCAATCAATCATGCCATCAAAATGTCTTCATTCAACCTCAGTGCCCAAAAATGGAAAAACCGTGTGCTACTGGTCTTTGCACCGTCTGTTGATAACCCTATCTATCAGCAGCAAATGCAATTATTACAAAAGCATAATAAGGGTTTTGCAGATCGGGATTTAGTTCTCGTTCAGGTTTTGGCAACAAATGAAAGCTATGCCAACAGACAGCTAATAGATGAGTCTTCTGCTGCCAAGTTGCGCGAGTCCTTTGGGGTTGACAAAGAAAATTTTCGCGTGATTTTGGTGGGTAAAGATGGTAGTGTTAAGCGCAGTGATGCTACACTAGTGCAGGCGACAGCAATTTTTGAAGAAATTGACGCTATGCCCATGCGTCAGCAAGAAATGCAAGAGCGACGCAGAAAGTAACTAGAATTGCTCATACAACCTGACTTCGCTACTTCTTCGACTGTTGTATCAAAAAAATTATCTCTCATCCACGTAATGTAAATGATTTTTTCTCGCTTGTGAGAAATTCGGTTTTAGCGTGCTAATTTTAACTGGGTTTGAACTTCTCGTAGATCAAATCTGGGATAGGAATGGCTCGGAACTTTTGGGGAACTCAGTTAACGGCGATTTATCGCGTCTGCTTAACCGTCAAAATGAATTTGACAGACCACTAGTGAGAGTGTCCCCAAAAGCAACATCAGCGAACAAGCAAAATTGTTAGGTAGTATTGGTTTAACGAACTTTGGGGGTTTAAGTCCCCAGCAAGATAGGCAGCACGTTTTGTGTCGGGGTCTAAATCCCCGTCACAAAACGTAATTGCGAATTGCGTTAGCGGAGCGGGGCGTTAGCCCATTGCGAATTGCGAATTGGTTTAATCTCCCCGAATTGCGATCGCAGGCACTATCAAGCAGCATTAGTTTATGAAAAGCCCGGTTAATCAGCAACGTTGAATTTTGACTACTCCTGTAAAACAGTCTTTGATACAATCCTAGTTTTCTTAAGGTCTGCTTCTGAAAGTTCTTCTCCAGCTTGCAGGCGAGTAGCGGAAGTTTGCAACACTGTCGCTGCACCTTTATCTCCTATTTGTAAAGCGGTTTTAGCAGCCGTTTGTAGCATCGTAGCTGCACCAGTGCGATCGCCTTGTTGCAATTTCGCTTCGGCTAACTGGGTCTGACGATACTTCGCTAATGCTAAAATAGACTGCTGCACCTGGGGATTAGATGTCGGTTGATACGCCCGCACTACATCTGCATACACTGGCACAAGGGACGAAAGTAAACCTTGTTCGTTAACTAACGGGTCATCATAACGGATTTGCAGATGAGCGATCGCTTGTTTCCCTTCTGGCAATTGTCCCAAATAAATGTTCGCCAAAACTACCCGTTCTACATCCTGCATCAAATCTCCCAAACGTAGAGCAAAGCTACTATCAGCTTCCGGTTCCACTGGTAACTCGATTGTATCTGGGGCAACTTGGGCAATGGGTTTCAATTCCGCTAATCGGACATTAGGCACTAGAGATAATAGCAAGTAGGCATTAGTTAGCCCAATCGATTGAATCCGTCCAAACAGTCGGCTAAATTGCTCTACAGCTTGTTCAGGATGTTCAATATGAGCTAAAGTACCACCACCGACATCGGCAATTTTTTCTAGCAAATCCTGATTCCAGCTATTGCCAAATCCGAAAGTGTTGATAGTTAGGTTCAGCTTGGCAGCCTTTTGCGCCAGTTGAAGACAGCGCTTATTGTCATCTCGCCCAATATCCCACTTCCAAATCCGCAAACCGCTTTCACCATGCCCATCTGTCAGCAGAAACGCCTGGGAAACAGCGCCTCTTGTTCCCTTCATCAATTCTGTAATTCCCAGTTCTAAACCCTCAGCGATCGCAGTGCCGCCGCTAGCAGTCAGTTTGTTTTTTATTTGAGATTTGATGCTTTCGGGGTCTTCAATCGTTTGGTTAGGGATAATGACTTCCGCAGAACCGGAAAAAGCCACAACTGAAATGCGATCGCCAACCTTTAACCGATCTATTAATCCTTCCACCGCTTGAATCACTGTTTTAATTGGTTGTCCATGCATGGAACCACTTCTATCCAAAATCAAGCAGAGATTGAGGGGCAGATTTTGGTCAAACTCACCAGCGATTGCCGAAATTGTAATTGCTAATTGACGTTGGCTATTTGTTTGAGCCACATCAACATTATTGTCATTTAACGCCCAGAGCAATTTAACTTTCATTGAGGAGGGGTATCTTGCAAAACTGTTTTGGAGACAATTCTGGTTTTCTTGCGATCGCTTTCAGATAAATCTCCACCAGATTGTAGCTGGGTGGCAGAAGTTTGCAACACCGTCGCTGCACTAGTATCTCCCATTTGCAATGCAGTTTTCGCAGCCGTTTGTAACATTGTCGCCGCACCAGAGCGATCGCCCTGTTGTAATTTCGTTTCGGCTAGCTGGGTTTGGCGATACTTAGCTAATGCTAAAATAGAATGTTGAACCTGGGGATTCGGATCTGCTTGGTAGTTTTTCACTACATGAGCATAAACTGGGATATTTGGTGTAACTAAACCTACTTTGTTGGCGGCTGGATCATCGTAGCGGACTTGCACATTAGCGATCGCTTGTTCACCTGTTGGCAATTGTCCCAAATAAATATTAGCTAAGATTACCCGTTCTGCATCTTTCATTAAATCTCCCAACCGCACAGCAAAACGCCCATCAGCTTCTTGTTGCAGTGGTAACTCAATTGTGTCTGGGGAAACTTGAGCCACAGGTTTAAGTTCTGCTAGCCGGACATTGGGCATCAGGGAGAATAACAGATAAGCATTAGTCAATCCCACGGTTTGAATACGGCTAAACAGGCGATTAAACTCTTCCACTGCCTGTTCGGGTTTTTGAATATAAGATAAAGTACCTAAGCCAGCATCAGCAATTTTTTCTAAAACATCTTGGTTCCAATTGTCACCAAATCCCAAAGTGTTTAAAGTCAAATTATAGCTAGCAGCCAATTGAGCGAATTTTAAACAGCGATTATTATCACCGTGTTCATTTTCACCGTCGGTTAATAAAAAAGCTTGGGAAACAGTATCTTTTTTGCCCTTTGCCAACTCCTCAATGCCTAAGCGCAGTCCTTCATCAATCGCAGTTCCACCATCGGCGGCTAGGCGATTAATTTGCTGTTTGATTTTTTCTGGATCTTCGACACTTTGATTGGGTACTAAGACTTTGGCACGGTGATCAAAAACTACAACACTGAGGCGATCGCCAGGGTTGAGTCTATCTACCAAACGATTCGCGGCTTTTTTGACCGTTTCTAGCGATCGCCCGTTCATCGAACCACTATGATCGAGAATTAAGCATAAATTCAGGGGTAAATGGCGGTCTTGATTTTCTGCTATCGCTGAAATTGAAATTCCCAACTGACGTTGACTATTCAGTTGATTCGCGTCCAAATTACCATCATTCAAGGCAGGCTGCAAATTAACCTTCATAACTCAAAGTCCCTATTCAGGATATACATTTAAAAAAATAACTTCAAAGCAACACTTTAACTCTACGGAAAACCTATCCAACACAAATACACTAATATAATCAGAATATCTTAGAAGCCAAGCATTGGCAGATGCAAAGCCACCTTTAGCACTAGGGAGAAATCCGCACCTTGAGGAAGGCTGGCATCGCGCTAGGATGTATTACAGTTAACGGCATAGTTTCAGGCGATCAGTTGCTATGGACATTTCCCCAATTAAGGCTGTTCAAGCCCCATATTACGGCGATAACTTTTACCGGACACCACCGCCAGATTTACCTTCCCTCTTATTGAAGGAGCGAATTGTCTATATTGGGATGCCTCTGGTGCCTGCTGTCACAGAATTAATCGTGGCCCAATTGCTGTTTTTGCAATCCGACGACCCCGAAAAGCCGATTAAAATCTATATCAACTCCACCGGCACATCCGGTTACAGTGGCGAACCCATTGGCTTTGAAACCGAAGCCTTCGCCATTTATGACACCATGAAATATATCAAACCTCCTATCCACACCATTTGCGTTGGTTCCGCAATGGGTATGTCAGCGATGCTACTCAGTGCTGGTACAAAAGGTTGCCGCGCTAGTTTGCCTCACTCCTCGATTATCCTGCATCAGCCCAAGAGCTACGCCCAAGGTCAAGCAACGGATATTCAAATTCGCGCCAGGGAAGTTTTGGTAAATAAAGGGGCCTTAGTTGATATATTGCATCGCACCACTGGACAGCCTCCAGAAAAAATTACTAAAGACATGGATCGGCTGTTATATTTAACACCCTACGAAGCAAAGGAATACGGTTTAATTGACCGAGTTTTTGAGAAAGAAGAACTCGCCAATCCCCCACTTCCTGCTAGTGTCCTTTAATTTAGTTATGAGTTATGAGTTATGAGTTATTGAAAACTCCTTGCTCCTAACTTTTAACTCCTAACTTTCAACTCCTAACTCTCCTACCGCCCGCAAATTATTAAGAACGGAGTAAATTATGCCTATAGGCGTTCCTAAAGTTCCTTACCGGATGCCCGGAGGACAATATACAGATTGGATTAGCATCTACGATCGCCTTTACCGGGAACGGATTATATTCTTGGGGCGAGATATTGATGATGAAATTGCCAATCAGATTATTGCTGTAATGCTGTATCTGGACTCCGATGATCCAGGTAAAGATATTTATTTATACATCAATTCCCCAGGTGGGATGGTTACATCTGGCATGGCTATTTTTGACACCATGCAACATATCAAATCAGATGTAGTGACTATTTGTGTAGGTTTAGCGGCTTCAATGGGGTCTTTCCTGCTAGCGGCTGGCACCAAGGGCAAACGCCTAGCATTGCCTCACTCACGGATTATGATTCACCAACCTTCAGGTGGTACCCGTGGACAAGCAACCGATATCGAAATTGAAGCTAGAGAGATTCTACGGATTCGTCACCAGCTCAATGGCATTTATGCCGATAAAACCGGTCAGACCATAGAAAAGATTGAAAAAGATATGGATCGTGACTTTTTCATGTCTGCCGAAGAAGCAAAACAATACGGTTTAATTGACCGTGTGATTGAAGAACGAACCTCGGTAATAACAGGGGAGTAGGAAGGCAGGGGGCAGGGGAGATGAGGGACAGGGGAAAAGGTTAAAGGGGAAAGGGATAAATTTAACCTTACCCCTTACCCCATGCCCCATGCCCCATGCCCAATGCCCAATGCCCTTCTTTAAACAAACTGTAAACATTGAACTTTTAAAATAGCAAATTAGCCCTTATTATTAATAGTTCAGGCGTGAAGCAGATAGCTAATAGCCTCTTGCTGGATATTCGATAGCTCATAGCTCAAGATGGATCTTGGAGATTGCTAC from Nostoc commune NIES-4072 includes:
- a CDS encoding WecB/TagA/CpsF family glycosyltransferase, whose amino-acid sequence is METMDTKTFPEIKLFDTRFHKVKVQELIDYLVESVKKPKKTIVENVNIRAMNFAYEKSWYRDFLNNADLVFCDGFGVLLAANLSGYSLDSAHRMTAPDYIEDLALKCEKENVSLFLLAGKPGVVDEAITKLVSIAPNLRIDGHHGYFEKSGKENDLIIEKINNFRPDILYIGFGMPLQERWILDNFNKIEARVFLPLGACLDFYTNSTYRGPEWLTNNGFEWLTRLITEPTRLWDRYIIGNPLFFYRLFKQKIAQKLVANR
- a CDS encoding glycosyltransferase family 4 protein, encoding MSPIKITMLGESLERQGGIVSVQKLILEEATEATSDIKFTHITTLPNGSAPHKVLVFLQAIGQLFWNLLNKKADLIHVHVSERGSAFRHSITSVICWLFQKPLIIHAHSADFHLFYSELPQFLKQWLSWSFRKCTRFIVLSDSWKKFYIENLGLKPEQVIVLPNAVRIPAQIPQHVDSNQVFFLFLGRIGQRKGAFDLINAFASLPAQEKSKAKLTMAGDGDVEKARSLIQTLNLVDHITILDWVDKEKRDELLAKADVFVLPSYNEGLPMALLEAMSWGLAVITTKVGGIPEVVTQNQNGLLLNPGDIQQLSEAMQSLIADKNLRISLGNNARISVKHLDINDYLASLKYIYASVVG
- the cobJ gene encoding precorrin-3B C(17)-methyltransferase produces the protein MMNVAPAIVILGQNSLTVARKIITVLPGATLYGLADRTSGVDVSFANFGETLRELFAQGTPLIGICAAGILIRTLAPILSDKQQEPPVLAVAEDGSAVVPLLGGLAGVNDLARRIAEALDIKPAITTTGDIRLGTTLLSPPPGYHLANPEDAKKFISDLLAGAKVKLEGTAPWLSDRKLPIDPQGDLTIQVTERLVTPTANCLVYHPATIAIAISTPIDDAVTLVQQLLVDASLEKASVAGIFAPITAAADLAIHAVASALGVPARFFTPNQLESLLSQGYSPAQAVAIAATGTSPLPSSSPDIAIAIAPQPIDPSTIGQPRGRLAIIGTGPGGSQWMSPEVKEILKSATDLVGYKTYLDLVGSLADGKQRHESDNREEEARAKMALDLAATGRYVAVVSSGDPGIYAMATAVFEVCDRYALPEWNTIDIHVAPGISAMQAAAAAIGAPLGHDFCAISLSDILKPWSAIEQRIAAAAEADFVIAFYNPVSKERTWQLAEARNILLRHRTPDTPVVLARNLGRPGQAVKVITLDQLAPASADMRTIILIGSTKTRTIKRHDGNIWVYTPRRYTE
- a CDS encoding DNA methyltransferase, which translates into the protein MNQQLELPFQEFSFCTSKSLDSSSTFINNMKLPVHRWFRFSAGFSAQWVETIISQAKERGEITVLDPFSGSGTTLLASEKLGVKCLGIEAHPFVVRIARAKLLYQTDADAYLEHIQKVIKRAENVQPCIDTYPKLIHECFSISSLESLDRLRQSWEKLADDSSESQLAWLTLISILRHVSHAGTAPWQYILPNKKKQYSLDAMSAFGLMAESIATDMRIAGKMAASVACLIQSDARTCQGVPDNFANLVITSPPYANNYDYADATRLEMCFMKEISGWGDLQSAVRQYLIRSCSQHVTNKNVNIDEVLASHELYPIKASIIETCHKLSQERHLHGGKKNYHLMIACYFLDMARVWIALRRVCKSPATVCFMIGDSAPYGVYIPVIEWMGLLAQAAGFKSFNFEKVRDRNVKWKNRKHTVPLCEGCLWVYG
- a CDS encoding acyl--CoA ligase, yielding MNLFELLAGEDNHLALVTPSERSLTYKQLRENVIELVSQLNSFGLKRGERIAIAMTNGSPMAITFLAVALCGTAAPLNPKYKQEEFAFYYEDIQAKALITLSESPKAAIAAVTPDMMLINAKVNTDGTLSFELVKEKLPPCSQLKALLPQSDDLAMILHTSGTTSRPKRVPIRHRNLIASANNIIGAYSLTAADTTLCLMPLFHIHGLVGCLLATLASGGTLICPNGFNALEFWKLVDTYKPTWYSAAPTMHQTILARASRNTEIVKANRFRFIRSSSAPLPPIIIEQLEATLNAPVVESYSMTEASHLMTTNPLPPKVRKLGTVGYGFGVEVGIMDSEGNLLSQGSLGEVVVKAPNVIDGYENNPEANATAFVNGWFRTGDQGTLDADGYLRLTGRIKELINRGGEKISPLEVDDVLLRHPAVAEALAFAVPHKYLGEDIHAAVVLKEEVSEKELLAHCSTMLADFKVPKQIHILDQLPRGATGKLQRLAMAKLLNIC
- a CDS encoding type II toxin-antitoxin system HicB family antitoxin, giving the protein MKSLQDYTTVICPDNNGTFFAYVPAIFGCHALGQTPDEARAELVYVFEMKF